In the Lentimicrobium sp. L6 genome, one interval contains:
- the sbcD gene encoding exonuclease subunit SbcD — MKLLHTSDWHLGHRLHEQSQFEEQSLFLTWLHEYIIDNEIEILLISGDIFDNGTPSSQSLKLYYDFLVQLTKTNCNHIVIIGGNHDSPGTLNAPKELLNALSIKVVGKASEDIKDEVFKLNSNSEEIIIAAIPYLRDQDIRKAVAGEAFDEITERYKKALTKHYTEIAEYCDSIKSKNTPIIAMGHLFAAGGSVSESEQNIYVGNLGHIGAQDFPKTFDYIALGHLHRAQTVGGVSHIRYCGSPYILSFSEINSDKKILVIETKGKDISSIEEFVIPQFRVVIRVTGNLKSCIIQLGVISSNSYQLKPWVEVVLDNEANANMGYAEIHKAADVLDLEILKVTLKNQRNTMGLEQLIHDSKKIKALSPIDVFKLKCEEQNFNLDENEEIMDAFSEILNKVREY; from the coding sequence ACATGAGCAATCACAATTTGAGGAGCAATCTTTATTTCTCACCTGGTTACATGAGTATATCATTGATAATGAGATAGAAATATTATTAATTTCTGGAGACATTTTTGATAATGGAACGCCCTCCTCTCAAAGCTTGAAATTATACTATGATTTTCTAGTTCAGCTCACCAAAACCAATTGCAATCATATTGTCATTATAGGTGGTAATCATGATTCTCCAGGTACTTTAAATGCTCCAAAAGAACTTCTAAATGCTTTGTCTATTAAAGTAGTGGGTAAAGCCTCTGAAGATATTAAAGACGAAGTATTTAAATTAAATAGCAATTCTGAAGAAATCATTATTGCAGCCATCCCTTATTTACGTGATCAGGACATTAGAAAAGCGGTTGCTGGAGAAGCTTTTGACGAGATAACAGAACGATATAAGAAAGCATTAACTAAGCATTATACAGAAATTGCAGAATACTGCGATTCTATAAAAAGTAAGAATACACCTATTATAGCTATGGGGCATTTATTTGCAGCGGGAGGAAGTGTTTCTGAAAGTGAGCAAAATATTTATGTTGGGAATCTTGGTCATATTGGAGCACAAGATTTCCCCAAAACCTTTGATTATATCGCCTTAGGACATTTACATCGGGCTCAAACGGTAGGTGGCGTAAGCCATATTCGCTATTGCGGCTCTCCTTATATTTTGAGTTTTAGCGAAATAAATTCGGATAAGAAAATTCTTGTCATTGAAACCAAAGGCAAGGATATCAGTAGTATTGAAGAGTTTGTCATTCCTCAATTTAGAGTGGTAATAAGAGTGACAGGGAATTTAAAATCTTGTATCATACAATTGGGAGTTATCAGTAGCAATTCTTATCAACTAAAGCCTTGGGTGGAAGTAGTTTTAGATAATGAAGCCAATGCCAATATGGGCTATGCTGAAATTCATAAGGCTGCTGATGTACTTGATTTGGAAATTTTAAAAGTTACACTAAAGAACCAAAGAAACACCATGGGATTAGAGCAGTTGATCCATGATTCAAAAAAAATAAAAGCCCTCTCTCCTATTGATGTATTCAAATTAAAATGTGAAGAGCAAAACTTTAATTTAGATGAGAATGAAGAGATTATGGATGCTTTTAGTGAGATTTTAAACAAGGTTAGAGAATACTAG